cacagaacacatgtccttctcctcaTCTGCTGGTTCAGtatttccccgtattttgccggcggcggTCGTGTAGCGTCGTGCTCGGAGTGCTGGAcgacggccgcctggattcgacgatctaagaattacgacgtggtgcttgtgtgtacgcctggatgagcgtgggctgctttCGCTGCACCtgtgaagtctggagcaagcctcgacaggttACCaggccacgctgtatatctctggcttcaagatagtcacgaccaacacacgacagcaacagttgggaaggccaatatggcggccgagaagtcaacaggcctatcggatatatacttcagtccgactcagggcagaaaacagcgctggattctaaggcaagtaggttatcattctttattctactcacttgtcgcgtgtgcgatacggatagcgcttgccggcaacgggctcggtcgtgttgtatatcgcacgctcgaaatgcatcgcgaaggtcagcttcggcgtcttcagttcgcctgtgcttcagtccgccattgccgtcggcctcccttacgctcgctcatcgagtgctcgcctgtatttgcagccgcgatgagctccgtgctgacgatattggtcaggcacctcgtcgctgtgttgggagtcgtcgaaaacacgttgcgggttctcgtaatgAGCTTGATTGTAgtgtgtcgcgcgctgtaagtgcaccagcacgggttGGCGGGGCTTTTGCTAgtgtcggaactcactgaaaattggtcgccattacactTGGCTTTCCCGCCAGTCAGTTGCAAGCAGCTCGAAGCCGTccgctggccgcggcggcggacgtGCGtctgcgcgctgcactcgctcgagtttgtggaaaagggccgcattaccgtcgatttcttctgTGCTAGCTCCAaagcagctcggcgctgttcgtggcggcggccaagcctACGCTCACTATCCTGTgcaaagttcgctggcggcagacactccgcattcagtgccgtgtttggtctcgcgttcgcttgctcgagctaaacgacgtcgctcgctttgTACTCGCCcgcttgttagcggcacggtggttcacggagttgtgactgcggccgccgctcctaagctgttgcgctacggggatcgaaatgagtctttgacgatgtgtgacattgcggtaaaattattagcatgtcatatctcacatatgttttcatttcacctttcacgtatttctcatatgcatttgtattcatcctctgtcacgtgtgactcactattttacatacttattaaGTAGCCGTGGGTACACACCGTACTGGatactgtgcgctggcgtctgcgatgcccgtcatccatctcttttgtCAGAGCGGTTTCagaggactgtgcgagatgtgaaggtaaagttatttgtgtgtcatgttttaacacttgtttttatattaacgtacACGTAATTGTCATATGCGTACATCTTCATCTTCTTtgacgtgtgcctaactatttttactatattactgtacgtgcagccgtgggaacacaacaggcaggaggctgcatgcgctggcgtctgcaatgcctgtcttctatcgcttccgtcggaggagctccccaaggagtgaacaagatttgacaacgagactggacttgtacacttcaccatgaattcacctaaaagaatggggaaacttcatgtgtatgtagaaaaataaaagatttcgatgtctaccttttgtctttcgttgtttccgtgattgtgaaagcagttacacataggtggctaactaatTTTTCGCGTGTTATTTTCTGCaggaatttgttgctcactgcgcagaaaaacaggcaaaaaagtattaggcctggcggaaaataaacaaaaaacaatgtttgaattggggacaaaaagttcatctgattggagtatttgaATGGATCAACTGTTTGTCCGGCAAGGTGcgactgtgaggactaacggttgcccgataaggtgtaaatgtggagactaacagttgctctataagatgcaaatgtgaggactaaatgttagtcctctggggtgaactgtgggactaacgtttactcactaaggtgtaaatgtatGGACTAAATGTTGGTCCTCtgaggggactaactgttagacccggtaccgttagtccttaaagggattaatggttgtggcagccccattagttccCAAGAGGGCGAACCACATGCCCTTTTAacacgcacacgctgcgaatttgttattgttgaacaacgcacaggggaaatctccctccggcaccaccttgcaggtcaaaacgtaagacatgttacgcactactacgaggaacgaacgggtgccgcttcaagaagcttcgcccctagaagcagcgctctcccatagtagagtaccttgtgctcaaaattgttacccactttttctgaacacacagtaAGAAATACGAAAACAATTCCCAACAAGTTTTAGTTATTTGTAAATGTGGCGGACATTTTATTTGTTGGTGCAAAAAAGTGCATTTCACTGGTCACACTGTGAAGCGAAGCTTGAGATGGCACAAGAAACCGGTAAGGGTTAGTCCGTTTACAGTGGGTTCAAATTAGTGCATAGATTAAAGCGTTTTTGTACCTGGGACTGTTCAAGTGTCGAATTTCTATTTTGCTAAGCAGATTTTCATCTCCACTTCTGCCACAAATATTGAATATAACGAACTAATTTACGGTTACGACGTTATATCGAAAGTTCGATTGTATTTTTATCCCATGCACTACGCAAGAATTTTTCTAGAGCAGAAACAGCGTATAAGACACCTTCCAGCCTTCCATTGCAAACTGAATGACGTCGATTCCGTTGCGCACTCTACAACGTATCCGAGTTCACTGGTGCTTCCCATAACTCATCATTTTACAGTAGCACAGACCGATGCCTTTGCGCGTATCTGTCTTTTCATTAAGGCGAAAGCATTATGTGTCTCTTGAAACGCCTAAATTGACCAGCGTCTCACGTCGGCGTTCACAAGAGTGACGCAAAAAATCATTGTCACGTGACGATGACGTCATATGacttcatcatgacgtcacatacATTTTACATAATGATGGCGTCATCATGACGCAACAGTAAGGTTACGGGATGACGTCATCGCACGACCTCATAGCTTGGTTAACAACAGGCAGGTCACGAAGGCAGTGCAAAACTACACCCACAATCAGGTCACActtcatcattagcctgactacgtccactgcaggacgaaggcctctcccaggttccgccagtcaactcggtcttgtgcttgctgctgccaattcatacccgcaaacttcttaatctcatctgcctacctcactttctgtctccccctaacccgcttgccttctctaggaatccagttagttacccttaatgaccagcggaaagcagaaaagtaggtcttaaaattaatctacagaaaacgaaagtaatgtaaaacaacctcggaagggagcagcgcttcgagataagtaatagttgTAAATAAAattgtctacttaggacaggtaataaccgtggagccaaaccacgagattaaagtaactagaataagAATGGCGTAGAGCtcatttcgcaagcactctcagatcatgacaggtatattgccacaatccttcaagaggaaggtatataacagctgcatcttgccagtacttagctacggagcagaaacccggaaacttacaaagatggttcagcttaaattgaggacgacgcagcgaggaatggaaaggaaaatggtaggtgtaaccttaagagacaagaagagagaagagtggattaggaaacaaaccggggttaaggatatcacagttgaaatacagaagagaaaatggacatgggccaggcacgtagcaAACAAACAGGTCCCACTTAGTACTAGATATAACGATGACTTGCATAAGGCCCAGAAACCTGGAACATTAAAAAGGGTGTttaacttaaattgaggacgacgaaaAGAGCGGTGGAaaggagggagagagaaaaaataaggagaaaggcggggaggtcaaccagacctgaaccccggtaggctaccctgcaccgGGGAAGGGGAGAGAGGGAAGGAAAGTTATAAAAGAGGACAAAAAAAGGTTACTGACTGGGccaaaggaaaatgataggtgtaacactAAAGGACGAGGAGAGCGCAGAGTGTATCAGGTAAAAAACGAGTGTTAAGGACACCACAGTCGAAATCAACAAGAATAGTCATGAGCAGGGCACGCAGCGCGGAggcaggatagccgctggtcaataagggtaactgactggattttaaGAGAAGGCAAGCACGTGAAGAGGAGAcaaagttagatgggcagatgaggttTCGAAGCTTGCGGGTggatataaagtggcagcagcaagcacaggaccgagttgactgacgGGACGGAGTacaaggcctttgccctgcagtggccTTGTACTCCAGCTGataatgacgatgacgacgaaaacgagaaaaccggaCATTTTTCGGCTGGTTTCCTGGATATAGCCAGCACTTGACCAGGACATAATTAACAGTGTATACAGGAGAGGTGAATCAAATCTAGGGGCAACGGGAAATCACATTAAATACAGAGAGCTTTCGGGTAGTGGCAAGCACAGTCGAGTGGAAAGAAAAAGACAGCATGAATTTCGTCGTCCAGTCATCATAGGTGAATGCGCAACTGACTCTGCGAGTTTTTTACCTTGCGATGTTCGCCGGTGCTGAGCATGGTCTGGTAGCCGAGGCGTCCGAGCAGGTCTCCAGCGCCGTACGAGACCACCGTGAGGGCGGCTTGCTCCGATCTCTCCGGGTTCTCGTTCATCACGTAGTCGTAAACCACCACGCTCGCCGTCACGGACAGCGACGTGAGCGCGCAGTGCCATGCCATGATGGCGCCCACTGGCATGTCCGGCGTCTTCTGCTTGTATGCAAATGCGAGGACACACATACACTTCTTTACTCCGTGCGAAACGCTGTGAAAGCAGTGTTTACGATTAACTTTTAGGAAGCTAAGATATCTGGTGTCGATTTAGCGGTACGCGCAGGGTAATTGCGTTAACAGTGACTTTACTTCTAGCGACATCGAGACCTGACTTTACTGAGCAATAATAGCCAAAACGAGCCCACAGTGTTTCAACTGACTTTTGCGTGTGATAAGTACGGCAAGACAGCCTCAGAAAACAGGCCACCTTCATAAAAATTTGGTAAAtaacgctgcttttttttctttacctctCCCGTATTGTTCTGATTCTCTCTAGAAATGCCCTCTTCTCACATGTCCAGATAAAAACAGCCTTgccaagaaaaaacaaacaaaggagtGCAGCAAAAGAGAATATTATCGTTGAGTGATCATCACATATTCTCAAACCGCTTGAGGTATCTCAGTGAATCAGATCTTATACTTTACTCTTTTACGTTACGTATGTTGGTGCTTGCATTAGTATTTGTTGGTGTATATGTACCTAAACAAAACTGAAAAATTCTGGAGGGGAAGAGTGAGCACCCCGGAGCCTCCCTCGCTACGCCCCTGATTCACGGCTACGGTGGTCACATTCTGGCGGAAAACAActtaaaaagaaagagagagagaggaaaaaaacgcCAGTCTAATTTTACTTTGAAGCCCGCTAGGTAACCACAGGGGCGTAGTGCCAGAAATTAATGTGTATTCGCCTCGTATGGCGTGCCTCATACCGCGGTTTTAGCACGCCAAATCCTGGAATATACAATATTAAGTCTGGGCCACTTTACAGGCTCGGGCTGTCGTATTCTGTGATCGATTGCTGTAGCATAAGTTAATCACtaatacaaatgaaaaaaaaaggaagcaagcgaGAGATAGAGTGAGAAAAAGGTAGAAAACAGGATGAAGAGTAGAAAGTGTAAGGAGGAGAACTGATGCGATAAAGATAGCGGGAAAACTAAATGAAAAttactatagaaaaaaaaagacagacagtaAGAAGCGGCAAGATATATTGAAGAGAAAATCGAAAAGAGACAAGGAAGGCTGCTCAGTTACACATTTCCTTCAGACTTCGCACCCCTAGTGCAAGGCTGCCTTAATTATTTAGGTTTACTCAAtcccatttgaaaaaaaataaagtgcgaTTTGCGGGCTTGTTTTCCATTGTTAATGCTATAATAATGAGAATTGACTATCAGTTCCCAGCAATCCCATTCCGGCATATAGAGTTGGACGCAGCGCAAATATGCAGAGAAAGTAGATGCTCATGACATTGACGTCTTACGCTGTATTTGCTTTAAGGGGGATACGGACGTGACcaatgatattttttttatttacccccTAAACCTTTAGAGTGGGGGAAGCATTACACTCACGGTACGAGTGGTTGGCGTGACCTTAGCAACTTCCACCACCGGGGCTTCTTTTGCCTGTAGTTGATGCTCGTGCGGTCGCTGGTTGCCAGCAGAGACGCTGCCTGCTTTGGAATCGGTGGGCTTGTCTCCATCCGGCTGAGTTGTCGCTTTTGTTACCCTCTCGGTGTTTGGTGTTCGACCAGCTAAGCTCGGAAGCTGGGCGTGCAGAGTTGGACAATAATGGCTTTGAGGCAGAAGTCTAACGCTTCATCAAACACGAACAATAACATCGcattcacgtagtgaatgatgatgagtgggcgaaactCCGGAGGTTCATCGCTAAAGCCCTGAATCTTCCATGAATCTTGCCAGTACACCATTAGAGACGTGAAGAACGCTGTTTGTGTCTATGTACAGGAAAAGCTTCATTCGAAAATTGTAGCTATATTCGAAGCTTCCGTTCCCCCCTCTTTATGACAGCTTTATAATCGGTGAAGTGGAGGGATAATGGTTCTTGGATGGGTCGTGTGGGGTTGCTAACACCTCTTACAAAGTCGTTTGTGCCTCGTGACGTACGTGTTTCGCACATAGGCCACAATTATGGTTAACAGCCGTCgagcgataggtggcgttgtgctcgcgagcgtttatcaccaccatcattatcatggttagaatggtagcgccggcggtgacgccTGGCGTAAAGCACGTGTGGAGGCGCACGTGAAATGAGCGGCTCTCTTTGGCGAGTGGCGGTTGACGCGAATGGTTGTCTCTAACGGTGGGTCTGTGGTGCACGGCACTGCGGGTCTGTGTGCATGGGTCCTCGTGGACCCATGCCGCCTTGTGTGTGTTGTTGTGTTTGTTTTTTGAGTGTTGTACAATTTTGTGTACGGTtgttttagcgtgttgatcacgattgtGTATAATAATTTGGCTGAAAATATCGTCGATCTTAAAGCAGCTAAATAAATGTGCGTCGTGTGGTTCGTTCCGCCCGTGTCTACTGTGTGCGTGTCCcgagccagtgtggggtctcttATTGAGATCGTCACGCTGTACTTCCGCCTGGCGTCATCGCCGGCACTACcgttctaaccatgatgatgatggtggtgataaaagctcgcgagcacaacgccacctatcgctcaACGGCTGTTAACCCTGACTGCGGCCTTTCTGCAAAACACGTGCGCCACGAGACACAAACGACTTCACAGGGTGTGTTAGCACCTCCACAGTCGTAATAGTCATCGTCACTAGTGTGGCTATGACAGAAAACGACTGTGGTGGACAACCcaacgccttaagaagcttcgcccctaaaacggagTTTGGTTGCATTGACATTAACGTGACTTCTGCAAGAGGTCAATATGCAATGACGTAACAATATGCCATCATCACGATGTCACAGGTCCCCGAACTTTGCAACGCCTTCATGATGTCAATATAGAAGGTCCCATATGGTACCGTCACATCACGTCAACATAAGTCTTCATCGTTTGGTTAAAGGCGGGCTGGTCCCAGCAGCACTGCGAAACGACGCTAGGTGCAAAAAACTTTCGAGGGGGAGAGGGTCACTACAATCGGATAAGAAGGTGGTTTTCGCCTTCCAGTTAGACTCGCTTGGGGAATTCAGTGGTGAACGGTTGTGCCCCTTGCATTTTCCTACACCAGCGTAGCTATCGTTGGTCGGCCCGCCATctgcggtctcctgacgccgtgtagctctcgccgagtggtgccccgtcctcggactccttcaaCCGTGTAACCGGTATCTTTCGTATCTCTTCTCTCCGCTTCACTCGTGTGCGGCCAGTGCTCCGTCTTTTATATCTCTGTGCTATTCTCCATATCTCTCTTCTCCCATCCactacaaggcactgcgccgtgttccCAATAAGGCAGacaaaaattaggtgccttttccctTTTCAAGAACCACTTACGACTGCTACTTCCAGTTAGCCAAATACGTAAAGCAGCTTTTGCATCGCTCCTGTGTTTGCAGTTTTATTTAGTCGTATTTTCCGAGGGAGATGGGAGGCAACCAATGGCACACCAGCTTTTACAATAACAAACAGTTTTGCATGCTGGCAGAATACCTTTTTTTTCTACTTGGTTGTTATTTCTAAGCACCGGACTCTCTCTGTGTTGTGTGCCTTTATCCACGCCTGAAGCGCCTACGGATGGTACTCCACCGATGCATGTCTATGAATTATGTATGCGTGCGTTAAATAATGATGAACGATTGCTCTGCGCCTTTCCGCAAATACGGGTAAGTGTATGCATATAGCCTGTCAGATCTCTTTACCTTCTATGTTTTGATGCCTCTGAAGATACCCTCACGAAAATCAACAGATAATGAAGCTCATTATGGCACATATAGGGGACATTGCTTGAGTGTTTAACTGTAGTCACGTAAATACGACACATGTGCAAAATAATAAAACTGATAAAAAGTTAGCTTGCCGCAGGACCAAAACCTACAACCTTCGCACAATTCGCCCGATGCTTTGCCAATTGAGCTACAGTGGCAGCCGCTTTGatatccactttattgggtatctattttTGTGTTGTGATTGGAGTGTTAGCCAACACCACTTACAGCTATCGTGGCAGGTGTGGAAAACGTTTTGTTGCTAACTGGTTTAACGCAGCTCGTGAGTGAATATCGAGCTGGAAGCTGGCCGATGAACCTTCGTATATAACTACCCAAGACATCAAGTCTACCGGAACGATACCTTCGCTATGAACGAACGAAATAGGACGGGATGAATCGAGCGTTTGGGTCTTTTATTAGGTGCAAGCTAATGGGGTATGTTGAACGCCTATCTGTATAAAGTTGATTATTCACCTATTTTATTTATATTGTGCTTATGTCATAATTACTATACCTAACTCCTATACCACGCAAGCTTTGTGATTCTCATTCGTGCCTATATGTTGAGTACTATATAAATCTCTTATAAACACTCGTTTGTGCCTTTCTGTTTGTCCCCGTCTTTATTGCGTGCTACAGAAGTTTTGAACATATACAGATGCGCCCAGCTATAAGTTTTATTGCTATACTGCAGATAAAACGTTTAAAAATGTCTCTTATGCCATTCTTATGTTCACTGTCTGGTGATTTTAATTAAGTTACGTCTAATAAAGGGAACTAAGCATCAATCAATTTCTCAGACTTTGTTCGTTGGAGATGTTAAACACTCAGCTGACGTTAACAAATGCCCTGCATGTTGTCAATTTGTTGTCattccactcctgtaatagcccgtcaaaaagggctgacagtataaataaatgaaatgaattctTTACCGGTGCTGCACAGCTGTTCACCGCTGCTTTGCCAGTCGTGGTCACCTCTGGTTGTGCCTTGGCGTCTCCGCCGGCAGGGACTTTGTTCCCTGGCTCCAGTGACGCCGCACCAGACGGGAGAACCGAGGGAGCACCCGTGAAGACGCCTGGAGGTGCAGCACCAGATGGGCCGGGCATCTCCTTGGCGCCCATCGGGTGTTCGTTGCCGACTGTGCCAGGCTGGCGCAGAAACGAAATATGATAGCActattttaacgcgacagcgtccAAGAACATGGTCCACAGAAATTCTGGTGTTGTCGGCGCCGGTGTCGTCGGTCatcagcgaaaaatcatcatattGTCCGTGACCGAGACATCGATAAAGAtgcatataaaataaataaagaactaCACTCAGGTTGAGAAACGAAATTAGGCCGTCTGCGTGGCAGGCAAGTGTTTCGCCGCAGAGCCACTCTTTCAATTGAAAGTGATAAAAAATGCAATATGAATATGTTGTAGTGAAATGAGCATCTTTGAAACGTATATTATTGTATGCGTAAAATTGTGCCAGACACCAAAACGTGTGAAATGCGAAACGAGTGGGCTTTTCAAAGGCCCGTTCATTACATGGGGCTCAAACATAGGCTCACGCTTTGCCTTACGGACGTGTTGCGGGTCGTTCACTTATTCGCAAAAGGAACGATTATAGAGTGTCGTGCACttaactgtgcttgcagtaggcattTTAGAACAGTTTGAAATGGTCATTGTTGCGCGCACAGTCGTTCGTTTGCTTACGGTATGGCTGAGGCACACAGCGAAAACCTAAGCCAGCTATAGAAGTTGAACCTATCACCTCCGCCCACAAACAAACAGTCCAGTTCATGCTCTTCACATTGTTCTCTGAGGGTGGAGTGAGTCACCGGCCGTCCGACTCATGACGTCAGTCTGGAGTGCGTGCCCATTGGCGCATGCTTTTGTGCTATAtccgcctttgaggaggaaatgccACGGTCTTTTAAAGTTCTATAGTAATGCAAAGAATTGAAATTATAAGCTCTAGGACGTACGTTTTATACTCAGCCACAGCGGCTGCAGCTAGATTGGGGCGAAATGCGAGAAGGCGCGTGCAATTCAATTTACGTGCGCAAAATCATTCTTTTGTACCCTACCTCGGTTCGCCCCATGGTCGTATGTAACGGTTATGCCACCTGAAGGCCCAGGAATTCTTATCATTGAAGTTCAAGCGTATAGCACTGTTCTTCAGGTTTCCTCTATCAATCTAGATTTTGCATCGCGCTTTAGTTTCAGTGgcatggcgttttcttttttacaaGTACCGTGCTTTGTACATTGACGCACGAATCCTGGTGAAAAAGTTTTGTTTCATTCGTGtcacagatgaatgcgaatattTCTGTGCTGCCAGCCATGGAGATAACCAAACGATGCCGTGAACAGACCTTCGGAACCTCTGGCTTATCGTTGACAACTTCCTTCGTGGTATTCCCCTGAGCAGTTGTTGCTGGTTGGATGGCAGCCGGCGCGGTGTTTTGTGAAGCCTCTGGTCTGTGGATCGGTGGAAGAGGGATGCTCGGGTTCATCCACACGGGTCTGTTTGTATGAAAGGCGAAGGAAAATTGAGAAGCCATTTGGCCGAGATAACCGATTCAATTCAACGAACAGTGAATGAAGCCATGGAAAGTATTGTGGGCGGCATCTGTAATCTTTAACTGCAGAGTAGAAATGAGAATTTAAGTCTCTTTTTATTATGTATTTGCAGGGTGGCGTGACGCCACAATCCAACCTCGATGTCACGGCTACGAGCAGCCCTGATTAACACTAGCAGGTTTACAAGCAAACAAAACCAATAAAGCGGTCAGGTGATTATGTCACATTTGCAAGAGTGCTGTTAAAACTACAGGTACAATCGCCTAAACTTTCGTTAGCTTTATTGTCCGTTGATTCGTTaggttttattgattgattgattgattgattgattgatatgtggggtttaacgtcccaaaaccaccatatgattatgagagacgccgtagtggagggcttcagaaattgcgaccacttggggttctctaacgtgcatccaaatctgagcacacgggcctacaacatttccgcctccatcggaaatgcagcagccgcagccgggattcgatcccgcgacctgcgggtcagcagccgagtgccttaacctctaaaccaccgtggcggggcgattcATTAGGTTTCACGTAATCAAGAAACAAGCCCTTGCCTATTGCCTTTCTTTAACCGACGATAGACTCTACAGAAGCGAACAAAATCCAGCGGTTACCATTGCCACTGAGTGCTGCTAGCGTGTGAGTAACGGGGGCATACGAAGTTCTTCTTTCATGGAAGCGAATACAATAAGTTAGGACTGCCGCTCAATGTTAAGAGGGTGGCGGTCTACTCAGACACGCTCATAAATTGCAGTCACTTGTTTCGGCAACTTTACTGCCCTGCTTCATTTGCGCACTATTTGTGCAATATAGTTACTTGTTTGAGCACCTTTACcaccctgctttttttttctcttcacgaCATGGCCAAGAATGACCTTCAGTGTAGTGGTCTGCTTTCTTTATGCGCGAGCTGCATGGCGTAGTTGGCTCCGGTGGTGGCTGTACTGTCACGAGTCTTTATTGCGCTGACTCCACGATAGAAGAACAAGGACTCGCTTCGCTGTTAGACGCAGCTTAACGATACCAACGGACAATAAAGCCAGGAAAGATATAGGGCCTGTTATTAGTAGTCTCTGAATACAGTAGAGTAATTAAGGCATTAAGGGAAATTAATTAAAGTGAACGCTAAAACAACTTGCCCATGGCAAGGGCCGAATCTACAACGTTCAGATAATTCGGGCATCACACATTGTGCAAACTGTCTGAGATAAGGACATGTGGCA
This genomic interval from Rhipicephalus microplus isolate Deutch F79 chromosome 10, USDA_Rmic, whole genome shotgun sequence contains the following:
- the LOC142774310 gene encoding uncharacterized protein LOC142774310; protein product: MGAKEMPGPSGAAPPGVFTGAPSVLPSGAASLEPGNKVPAGGDAKAQPEVTTTGKAAVNSCAAPLPSLAGRTPNTERVTKATTQPDGDKPTDSKAGSVSAGNQRPHEHQLQAKEAPVVEVAKVTPTTRTKTPDMPVGAIMAWHCALTSLSVTASVVVYDYVMNENPERSEQAALTVVSYGAGDLLGRLGYQTMLSTGEHRKVMALQAFLQGGLLFLMALSKEAVLLAPASFGLGWMSSTLDMLSLPVLQHFLEPDNVEHQLSTCRVASGVACLFGPLLITLFRDDGPQSYGVIFVVSGGLSLLAGALWLPGVKNDRDEARAKVAPVVATDKTAQVSKGVQHRPSSVWAHRQLKLLAAGLYLTRLCCRSGPDGPGDLTDAPFDEPSDSMISRLCPPVPPF